The Planococcus versutus genome contains a region encoding:
- a CDS encoding helix-turn-helix domain-containing protein: protein MSHGTIGVTLKKLRKERKLTLKELAEQTAVSISFLSQVERGKSSVTLESLRKIADALNVDPSLFFASEIEQTGWETRLEGFHYQDLSHGIKKANIVPMLVTMKPAESEGNPFAHSGYEFLFVLDGVLTVEVDGERQELIEQQSIMFDARKKHYWFNLTQHDVRFLLVSSKTN from the coding sequence ATGTCACATGGAACAATTGGGGTAACATTAAAAAAGCTTCGCAAAGAGCGAAAATTGACCTTGAAAGAGCTAGCTGAACAAACCGCTGTTTCCATTAGCTTTTTATCACAAGTCGAACGTGGAAAATCGAGCGTGACACTAGAATCTCTTCGCAAAATAGCAGATGCCCTCAATGTCGATCCCAGTCTTTTTTTTGCAAGTGAAATCGAACAAACCGGCTGGGAGACACGTCTTGAAGGATTTCATTACCAGGATTTATCACACGGCATAAAAAAAGCGAATATCGTTCCGATGCTCGTGACCATGAAGCCAGCTGAATCAGAAGGCAATCCATTTGCCCATAGTGGCTATGAGTTTCTATTTGTATTGGATGGCGTGTTAACTGTTGAAGTGGACGGCGAACGCCAAGAACTTATCGAACAACAATCCATCATGTTTGATGCACGCAAAAAACATTATTGGTTTAACTTAACCCAACACGATGTACGATTTTTACTGGTATCATCCAAAACGAATTAA
- a CDS encoding MFS transporter encodes MDKKQTRKVLTASLVGSSIEWFDYFLYGTMAALVFNQIFFVNEDPTVGLMLAYASFALSFFIRPFGGIIFSHIGDRIGRKKTLVITLSMMGFATFAMGLLPTYQAIGVAAPILLITLRLIQGLGIGGEWGGALLLATEYAPPERRGFFGSIPQMGVTIGMMMGTLALYIMTLLPEAAFLSWGWRVPFILSAFLVVFGLWIRKGIDETPEFKAVQASGEIPKLPIVDTLKYYWREVLIAIGAKVVETAPFYIFGTFVVSYATTNLEFSRTATLSAVMIATIITTILIPVMGALSDRVGRKRMYVAGAVAMGLFAFPYFWLLQQGSVVLLIVATIIGLGVIWAPITAVLGTMFSEIFDAKVRYTGVTLGYQIGAALAGGTAPLVATFLLVTFDNSYVPVALYIMLTSVISLLSIWAVKDLSGTKNQAKAAALVVEENRA; translated from the coding sequence ATGGATAAAAAACAAACACGCAAAGTATTGACCGCAAGTCTTGTCGGAAGTTCGATAGAATGGTTTGATTATTTTCTATACGGCACAATGGCGGCATTGGTGTTTAACCAAATATTCTTTGTCAATGAAGATCCAACAGTCGGACTAATGCTCGCTTATGCGTCATTCGCATTATCATTTTTTATTCGTCCATTTGGTGGTATTATTTTCAGCCATATCGGTGACCGCATTGGCCGCAAAAAGACATTGGTTATCACATTAAGTATGATGGGCTTTGCGACGTTTGCGATGGGCTTATTGCCGACTTATCAAGCAATTGGCGTGGCAGCACCAATTTTGTTAATCACGCTACGGTTGATCCAAGGACTTGGCATTGGCGGCGAATGGGGCGGAGCATTGTTGCTAGCAACCGAATATGCACCACCTGAACGTCGCGGATTTTTTGGGAGTATCCCGCAAATGGGCGTGACTATCGGAATGATGATGGGAACATTGGCGTTGTATATTATGACCTTATTGCCAGAAGCGGCGTTCTTGAGCTGGGGCTGGCGCGTACCGTTCATTTTGAGTGCATTTCTTGTCGTCTTTGGTCTTTGGATTCGGAAAGGAATTGATGAGACTCCTGAATTTAAAGCGGTTCAAGCATCTGGAGAAATTCCGAAATTACCGATTGTTGATACATTAAAATACTACTGGCGTGAAGTATTAATCGCCATTGGCGCAAAAGTGGTGGAAACTGCACCGTTTTACATTTTTGGTACATTCGTCGTTTCTTATGCAACAACAAATCTTGAGTTTTCAAGAACCGCTACGTTATCGGCTGTGATGATTGCAACGATCATCACAACGATTTTGATCCCAGTCATGGGAGCCTTGTCTGACCGTGTAGGACGCAAGAGGATGTATGTGGCAGGAGCTGTAGCAATGGGCTTGTTTGCTTTCCCTTATTTCTGGCTGTTGCAGCAAGGCTCTGTGGTTTTATTGATTGTCGCAACAATTATTGGACTTGGTGTCATTTGGGCACCCATCACAGCAGTTCTTGGAACGATGTTCTCAGAAATTTTCGATGCGAAAGTTCGATACACAGGTGTGACATTAGGCTATCAAATTGGTGCAGCATTAGCAGGCGGAACGGCGCCTTTAGTGGCAACCTTCTTGCTAGTGACGTTTGATAACTCTTACGTACCTGTTGCGTTGTATATCATGTTGACTTCAGTGATTTCATTGCTATCGATTTGGGCAGTAAAAGACTTGAGCGGTACCAAAAATCAAGCAAAAGCAGCAGCATTAGTGGTAGAGGAAAACCGCGCTTAA
- a CDS encoding ornithine cyclodeaminase family protein, translating into MLVINEQQIQQQYAMSDAIRDVTEMLRAKEQGQINNPHRTVLGFPERQASALYMPSADMVSKIAGVKVVTIFPENPAQNKPTTQGVILLSDGDNGEHVAMMTASYLTRLRTGALSGIATDLLARKESRVLTVIGTGGMAFEQVLGVLAVRPIEKIILVNRTPEKAERFGEQLIAFGIEVPYIVETLVSSAVQQADIICCATRSTTPVFDGNDLKPGTHINGVGSYLPSMCEVDETTILRADKIVADDLPGVKDEAGELLHTVETGAWSFDQLHAELGQVVVGKTAGREAESEITFFKCVGAAYFDLAVAKGVYSKIKANGTGMEVEL; encoded by the coding sequence ATGCTTGTCATCAACGAACAACAGATTCAGCAACAATACGCAATGAGCGATGCAATCCGAGACGTTACGGAAATGCTGCGTGCTAAAGAACAAGGTCAAATCAACAATCCGCATCGAACCGTTCTTGGTTTTCCAGAACGCCAGGCATCCGCACTTTATATGCCAAGCGCGGACATGGTTAGTAAAATCGCTGGGGTAAAAGTGGTCACGATTTTCCCGGAAAATCCAGCGCAAAACAAGCCAACGACGCAAGGGGTCATTTTGTTATCAGACGGTGATAATGGTGAGCATGTAGCAATGATGACGGCTTCGTATTTAACGCGTTTGCGTACAGGTGCGCTGAGCGGGATTGCAACAGATCTGTTGGCACGAAAAGAAAGTCGCGTACTTACAGTTATCGGTACAGGCGGCATGGCATTCGAGCAAGTGCTTGGCGTATTAGCAGTGAGACCCATCGAAAAAATTATTTTGGTCAACCGAACACCGGAAAAAGCAGAGCGCTTTGGTGAACAGCTTATTGCGTTTGGTATTGAAGTTCCGTACATTGTTGAAACCCTTGTTTCTTCAGCAGTTCAGCAAGCGGATATCATTTGTTGCGCAACGCGTTCAACCACTCCTGTGTTTGACGGAAATGATTTAAAACCAGGCACGCATATTAATGGAGTCGGTTCGTATTTACCAAGCATGTGCGAAGTCGATGAAACAACGATCTTACGTGCGGATAAAATTGTCGCAGATGACTTGCCGGGCGTTAAAGATGAAGCAGGCGAACTTCTTCACACTGTCGAAACAGGCGCATGGTCATTTGATCAACTTCATGCAGAACTTGGCCAAGTAGTGGTTGGAAAAACTGCAGGACGTGAAGCAGAATCAGAAATCACGTTTTTTAAATGCGTAGGTGCTGCATATTTTGATTTAGCTGTTGCCAAAGGTGTCTATAGTAAAATCAAAGCTAATGGCACAGGTATGGAAGTTGAATTGTAA
- a CDS encoding maltose acetyltransferase domain-containing protein — MTIEKDKMLAGEMYDPQDSGLRQNRMNARRLSRIFNDTTEMDGQDRNDLLKKLFGSTGELIHVEPNFRCDYGFNIHVGHNFYANFDCVFLDVCEIRIGDNCMIAPGVHIYTATHPLDAASRNSGKEFGKPVTIGNNVWIGGRAVITPGTTIGDNAVIAAGAVVTKDVPANSIVGGNPAKVFQQVEE; from the coding sequence ATGACAATTGAAAAAGATAAGATGCTCGCTGGTGAAATGTACGACCCACAAGATTCGGGACTGCGTCAAAATCGCATGAATGCTCGCCGTCTCAGCCGCATCTTTAACGATACAACCGAAATGGATGGTCAAGATCGCAACGATTTGCTGAAAAAATTATTCGGCTCAACAGGTGAGCTTATCCATGTCGAACCCAATTTCCGTTGCGATTACGGCTTTAACATACACGTTGGACATAATTTTTATGCCAATTTCGATTGCGTATTTTTAGACGTTTGCGAAATTCGGATTGGTGACAATTGCATGATTGCCCCAGGTGTTCATATCTACACAGCCACTCACCCACTCGATGCTGCTTCTCGTAATTCTGGCAAAGAATTTGGGAAGCCGGTGACGATTGGCAACAACGTCTGGATTGGCGGGCGGGCTGTTATTACACCAGGAACCACTATCGGCGACAATGCCGTCATTGCAGCTGGTGCCGTTGTTACAAAAGATGTTCCCGCCAATTCAATTGTCGGCGGCAATCCTGCAAAAGTGTTCCAGCAAGTAGAAGAATAA
- a CDS encoding alpha/beta family hydrolase, whose protein sequence is MKTGVEIMKAINNKVAGYKGIEVPYTVMLTEDYTKKLVIFLPGAGYTTKSPLFHFAEEIFLNENYDVLRVNYQYTDKAYDEFTMKELTEAITHDVRLVISEVLKGRNYQQFYFVGKSLGTIAMGAEMLRPEFSEAKAVWVTPLLNQEQVLNTMVNSKNQAQCYIGDKDRYYSPGAFELLKTNPNLKSTLLPDINHRLDCETDPLKSIDALKQIIAGIKNF, encoded by the coding sequence ATGAAGACTGGAGTGGAAATTATGAAAGCAATCAACAACAAAGTCGCAGGTTACAAAGGGATTGAAGTGCCTTATACCGTAATGCTGACGGAAGATTATACAAAAAAGCTAGTTATCTTTTTACCGGGAGCTGGCTATACAACAAAAAGCCCGCTTTTTCATTTTGCAGAAGAAATTTTCTTGAATGAAAACTATGATGTGTTGCGAGTGAATTACCAATACACAGACAAAGCATATGATGAATTCACCATGAAAGAATTAACAGAAGCCATTACTCACGATGTGCGATTGGTTATCAGTGAAGTGCTCAAAGGAAGAAATTATCAACAATTTTACTTTGTCGGTAAATCACTTGGCACCATTGCGATGGGAGCTGAAATGTTGCGCCCGGAATTCAGCGAAGCCAAAGCCGTATGGGTTACACCGCTGCTAAACCAAGAACAAGTACTGAACACAATGGTCAACAGCAAAAATCAGGCTCAATGTTACATCGGCGACAAAGATCGTTATTACTCACCAGGCGCATTTGAGTTGTTAAAAACGAACCCGAATTTAAAGTCGACACTACTGCCAGACATTAACCACCGATTGGATTGCGAAACCGATCCACTCAAATCCATCGATGCATTAAAACAAATAATCGCTGGAATCAAAAACTTTTAA
- a CDS encoding ROK family protein — MEKVLGIDIGGTEIRFGIVNTNGHILYEEKIPARDPLYPYLEENVLRILATQQEVQAIGVGTHGFVDPKQGKVIYSARPLSGWSNTPVKEWLEKATGKQVEVENDANVVALAEAKFGAAQRLNRVVVLTLGTGLGGGVLWDGKLLSGGRTAEQQSWGI, encoded by the coding sequence ATGGAAAAAGTATTAGGAATCGATATTGGAGGCACAGAAATCCGCTTTGGTATTGTCAACACAAACGGACACATTTTATACGAAGAAAAAATTCCAGCGCGCGATCCGCTATATCCATATCTTGAAGAAAACGTATTGCGTATTTTAGCAACGCAGCAAGAAGTTCAAGCAATTGGCGTCGGAACACATGGCTTTGTTGATCCGAAGCAAGGAAAAGTTATTTATTCTGCCAGACCTTTATCTGGTTGGAGCAACACACCTGTAAAAGAATGGCTTGAAAAAGCAACTGGAAAACAGGTAGAAGTTGAAAACGATGCAAATGTCGTAGCTCTTGCAGAAGCGAAATTTGGCGCAGCACAAAGACTCAATCGAGTAGTCGTGTTAACACTTGGAACGGGTCTTGGGGGTGGCGTATTATGGGACGGCAAGTTGTTAAGTGGGGGCCGCACGGCGGAGCAGCAGAGTTGGGGCATATGA
- a CDS encoding ROK family protein → MNLYPNGIKCICGRLGCSGMYVSGTALQRRIKDAGLIITPLELFGNASTDPRARKIVEEFTADLALVISNLQAIFDMEMLIIGGGVSEAADLWMDSLQQKLGTVLLNPLAVEVARFKNDAGILGAALLVLEE, encoded by the coding sequence ATGAACCTTTATCCAAACGGTATAAAATGCATTTGCGGACGTTTAGGATGCAGCGGAATGTATGTTTCGGGAACTGCATTGCAACGCCGAATCAAAGACGCGGGACTAATCATTACGCCACTTGAGCTTTTTGGAAATGCCAGCACAGATCCGCGTGCACGAAAAATTGTTGAAGAATTCACTGCAGATTTGGCGCTTGTCATCAGCAACTTGCAAGCCATATTCGACATGGAAATGCTGATTATCGGCGGCGGCGTTTCAGAAGCCGCAGACTTGTGGATGGATTCGCTCCAACAAAAGCTTGGCACGGTTTTACTAAACCCTTTAGCTGTTGAAGTTGCTCGTTTTAAAAACGATGCTGGCATTTTAGGCGCTGCGTTATTGGTGCTTGAAGAGTGA
- a CDS encoding ABC transporter ATP-binding protein, which yields MTGLTLVNIKKEYEKGVVSVQDFNLEIRDKEFLVLVGPSGCGKSTTLRMIAGLEDITEGDLFIGDRRVNDVSPKDRDIAMVFQNYALYPHMTVYENMAFSLKLRKMKKDEIKARVANASKILGLDDYLNRKPKALSGGQRQRVALGRAIVRDAKVFLMDEPLSNLDAKLRVQMRAEIQKLHRRLQTTTVYVTHDQTEAMTMATRLVVMKDGFIQQVGTPKEVYDLPDNMFVGGFIGSPSMNFLRGKLMGSHFVMGDIQVLIPDNKLVVLKDGGYDNKELVLGIRPEDIHDEPLFLEHSPHTKIQAYIDVAELMGAEIILYSKVNDQDFVARVDARFNVEAESTVDMAFDMNKAHFFDSESELRIH from the coding sequence ATGACAGGCTTAACCTTAGTGAATATCAAAAAAGAGTACGAAAAAGGTGTAGTATCCGTACAAGATTTCAACTTAGAAATTCGCGACAAAGAATTTTTGGTATTGGTCGGTCCTTCTGGTTGTGGAAAATCCACGACACTTCGCATGATCGCTGGACTAGAAGATATTACAGAAGGCGATTTATTCATTGGTGACAGACGAGTTAATGATGTGTCGCCAAAAGACCGTGACATCGCAATGGTTTTCCAAAACTATGCGCTCTATCCGCATATGACTGTCTATGAGAATATGGCTTTTAGCTTAAAATTACGCAAAATGAAAAAAGATGAAATCAAAGCGCGTGTTGCCAATGCTTCCAAAATTTTAGGCTTGGATGATTATTTAAACCGTAAACCAAAAGCGCTTTCCGGTGGGCAACGTCAGCGAGTCGCTTTGGGTCGCGCTATCGTACGTGACGCCAAAGTCTTTTTAATGGATGAGCCGTTATCGAATCTTGATGCAAAATTACGTGTGCAAATGCGCGCTGAAATCCAGAAATTGCATCGTCGCTTGCAGACAACAACGGTTTACGTTACACACGATCAAACTGAAGCAATGACGATGGCGACACGTTTAGTGGTTATGAAAGATGGCTTTATACAGCAAGTCGGCACGCCAAAAGAAGTTTACGATTTACCCGACAACATGTTCGTCGGTGGATTTATTGGCTCTCCGTCTATGAACTTCCTCCGCGGTAAATTAATGGGCAGCCATTTTGTCATGGGCGACATTCAAGTTCTTATTCCTGACAACAAATTGGTCGTACTTAAAGATGGAGGCTATGACAATAAAGAACTTGTTCTTGGCATACGTCCAGAAGATATTCATGACGAGCCTCTTTTCTTAGAACATTCGCCACACACGAAAATTCAAGCTTATATCGACGTAGCTGAATTGATGGGCGCAGAAATCATCCTCTATTCCAAAGTCAACGATCAAGATTTCGTCGCACGCGTGGATGCACGCTTTAACGTTGAAGCAGAGTCGACGGTCGACATGGCGTTTGATATGAATAAAGCTCATTTCTTCGATAGCGAATCTGAACTGCGCATTCACTAA
- a CDS encoding PucR family transcriptional regulator: MIKQLKEIYPSLQVLEHGMPTSDLAYKWFSATNGTIVGIHESELPSRDLSLLATFLTPYNPTFPMLTDEEKKWLAVLDSSIKVEEIDFPLTLPFRFVHFSIQEKQISPIAFKQAVNDFYAQQVPILWESDHQGILVEYITKEDGPLFYEEIINILMSDLYINIYFFVGPFRTSLDGVLAHYRAMIDGAKVVSLYSNKTVLNYTEAIPYLMINQTSASLREEIKQSVLQVYQEDQETIKMIEVFVRNNLNISETAKALHMHRNSLQYRFDRFFENTGIDVRKFHDAMAVYLAISTQK; this comes from the coding sequence ATGATTAAGCAATTAAAAGAAATCTACCCTTCGCTTCAAGTGCTCGAACACGGCATGCCAACTTCAGATCTAGCGTATAAATGGTTTTCAGCAACAAATGGTACGATTGTAGGCATTCATGAATCTGAACTTCCATCGCGAGACTTGTCGCTTCTCGCTACATTTTTGACACCTTATAACCCGACTTTTCCCATGCTCACAGACGAAGAAAAGAAATGGTTAGCTGTACTCGATTCTTCTATAAAAGTGGAGGAAATAGATTTTCCATTAACTTTACCATTTCGTTTTGTTCATTTTTCCATTCAAGAAAAACAAATCAGTCCGATTGCCTTCAAACAAGCAGTGAATGATTTTTATGCGCAGCAAGTGCCGATTCTTTGGGAAAGCGACCATCAAGGTATTTTGGTTGAATACATAACAAAAGAAGATGGTCCTCTTTTTTACGAAGAAATTATCAATATCTTGATGAGCGATTTGTATATTAATATATACTTTTTTGTTGGACCGTTTCGTACGAGTCTAGACGGTGTTCTTGCTCATTACCGAGCAATGATTGATGGTGCAAAAGTCGTCAGTCTTTATTCGAATAAAACCGTTTTAAACTATACCGAGGCCATTCCGTATTTGATGATAAACCAAACATCTGCATCGCTTCGTGAAGAAATCAAACAATCGGTTTTACAAGTTTACCAAGAAGACCAGGAAACTATAAAAATGATCGAAGTATTTGTCCGCAATAACTTAAATATTTCAGAAACTGCCAAGGCTTTGCATATGCACCGCAATAGCTTGCAGTATCGTTTCGATCGATTTTTTGAAAACACTGGCATCGACGTACGAAAATTTCATGACGCTATGGCAGTTTACTTAGCGATTTCAACCCAAAAGTAA
- a CDS encoding glycoside hydrolase family 13 protein, whose amino-acid sequence MTEWWKKSTVYQIYPRSFMDSNGDGIGDIPGIIQKLDYLHDLGVDILWLSPVYDSPNDDNGYDIRDYYKIMNEFGTMADFDELLERVHERGMKLVMDLVVNHTSDEHTWFKDHPDFYIWRDQPTNWRSFFSGSTWDFQKERNQYYLHLFSKKQPDLNWENPQLREAVYEMMRWWLDKGVDGFRMDVINMISKVPNIQDAPDGDGSSQFMNGPNVHTYLKEMNKRVLSKYNIVTVGETPGTSPKEARDYIASQNQELNMIFTFEHMDLDQASGGKWDLKPLELIDLKENLEKWQHGLHEEGWNSLYWNNHDQPRIVSRFGDDQNWRVESAKMLATCLHFMQGTPYIYQGEELGMTNVRFDLIEAYKDIETINMYQEKQKAGISHDDIMKKIYAKGRDNARTPMQWSNELNAGFTTGVPWIQVNPNYTNINALEHQDPDSIYQYYKKLIAFRKKMDIVTHGDFTLMHREDEELFVYTRRWNDETLTVYCNFSNQTKSVERPKGAKLIGNYADHNDELALKPYEAVVYYQH is encoded by the coding sequence ATGACTGAATGGTGGAAAAAATCGACTGTGTATCAAATTTATCCGCGGAGTTTTATGGACTCGAATGGAGATGGCATAGGCGATATTCCGGGCATTATCCAAAAACTCGATTACTTGCATGACCTTGGTGTAGATATTCTCTGGCTGTCACCGGTATATGATTCACCAAACGACGATAACGGTTATGACATCCGCGATTATTACAAAATCATGAACGAGTTCGGAACGATGGCAGACTTTGATGAGTTACTGGAAAGAGTACATGAGCGAGGCATGAAATTGGTTATGGATCTTGTTGTCAATCATACGTCTGATGAGCACACTTGGTTTAAAGACCATCCCGATTTTTACATATGGCGCGATCAGCCAACCAATTGGCGCTCGTTTTTTAGTGGCTCTACATGGGACTTTCAAAAAGAACGCAACCAATACTATTTACACTTGTTTTCTAAAAAGCAACCAGATTTAAACTGGGAAAATCCCCAGTTGCGTGAAGCAGTTTACGAAATGATGCGTTGGTGGCTAGATAAAGGCGTAGACGGCTTCCGAATGGACGTCATCAATATGATTTCAAAAGTTCCAAATATACAAGACGCACCGGACGGCGATGGCAGCAGTCAATTCATGAACGGTCCAAATGTTCACACTTATCTAAAAGAAATGAATAAACGAGTGCTGTCCAAATACAATATTGTTACAGTCGGTGAAACGCCAGGTACTTCGCCAAAAGAAGCGCGTGACTATATCGCTAGTCAAAATCAAGAACTCAATATGATTTTTACGTTCGAGCATATGGATCTCGATCAAGCGTCTGGAGGGAAATGGGATTTAAAGCCTTTAGAACTGATAGACTTGAAAGAAAATCTAGAAAAGTGGCAGCACGGACTTCACGAAGAAGGTTGGAATAGCCTGTACTGGAACAACCACGATCAGCCGCGCATTGTGTCGCGTTTTGGCGATGATCAAAATTGGCGCGTGGAATCTGCTAAAATGCTCGCGACTTGTTTACATTTCATGCAAGGCACGCCTTATATTTATCAAGGCGAAGAACTAGGGATGACCAATGTTCGTTTTGATCTGATTGAAGCGTATAAAGATATTGAAACGATCAACATGTATCAAGAAAAACAGAAAGCAGGCATTTCGCATGACGACATCATGAAGAAGATTTACGCAAAAGGACGCGATAATGCACGAACGCCAATGCAATGGTCAAATGAGCTAAATGCTGGCTTTACGACAGGTGTGCCTTGGATACAAGTAAATCCAAATTATACAAACATCAATGCTCTAGAGCATCAAGATCCAGATTCAATTTATCAGTACTACAAAAAGTTAATCGCATTTCGTAAAAAAATGGATATCGTCACACATGGCGATTTTACGTTGATGCACCGGGAAGACGAGGAGTTGTTCGTCTATACGCGTAGATGGAATGACGAAACTTTGACCGTTTATTGCAATTTTTCAAATCAAACCAAATCTGTTGAACGACCAAAAGGCGCAAAGCTAATCGGCAATTATGCAGATCATAATGACGAACTCGCACTCAAGCCATATGAAGCGGTCGTTTATTACCAACACTAA
- a CDS encoding ROK family protein translates to MEKVLGVDIGGTKIRLGIIDASGQILYEEKIPTIIPLYPYLEENILRILAEQPEVHAIGIGTHGFVDPKQGKVIYAAETLPGWSNTPVKEWLEKATGKQVEVENDANVVALAEAKFGAAQGLNRVVVLTLGTGLGGGVLWDGKLLSGGPHGGAAELGHMILYPNGVTCACGRSGCSEMYVSGTALERRIDEAGLQITPPELFRNANTDLVAKRVVDGFTTDLALVISSLQAAFDMEMVIIGGGVSEAAYLWMDELQQKLKTVLLNPLKVEVARFENDAGILGAALLVLEN, encoded by the coding sequence ATGGAAAAAGTACTAGGAGTTGACATTGGCGGAACAAAAATCCGTTTAGGCATCATTGATGCTAGCGGACAGATTTTATACGAAGAAAAAATTCCAACAATCATTCCGCTGTATCCGTATCTTGAAGAAAACATCTTGCGTATTTTAGCGGAGCAACCAGAAGTTCATGCAATCGGCATAGGAACACATGGTTTTGTCGATCCAAAGCAAGGAAAAGTGATCTATGCTGCAGAAACCTTGCCTGGGTGGAGCAATACACCGGTCAAAGAATGGTTAGAAAAAGCAACAGGCAAACAGGTCGAAGTCGAAAATGATGCAAATGTTGTAGCACTTGCAGAAGCGAAGTTTGGAGCAGCACAAGGACTTAATCGCGTTGTTGTGTTAACACTCGGTACGGGTCTTGGCGGCGGTGTGTTATGGGATGGCAAGCTATTAAGTGGCGGTCCTCACGGAGGAGCAGCAGAACTTGGCCACATGATTCTTTATCCAAATGGAGTCACATGTGCGTGCGGACGATCTGGTTGTAGCGAAATGTACGTGTCTGGAACAGCACTCGAACGTCGAATTGACGAAGCAGGACTTCAAATCACACCACCTGAACTTTTCCGAAATGCGAATACTGATCTCGTTGCAAAGCGAGTTGTTGATGGATTTACGACAGACTTAGCCCTGGTCATTAGTAGCTTACAAGCCGCTTTCGATATGGAAATGGTCATTATCGGAGGCGGTGTGTCAGAAGCCGCATACTTATGGATGGATGAGTTACAGCAAAAGCTCAAAACGGTTTTATTAAACCCACTGAAAGTCGAAGTGGCACGTTTTGAAAACGATGCAGGAATTTTAGGTGCTGCGTTATTAGTGCTTGAAAATTAA
- a CDS encoding ABC transporter substrate-binding protein, producing MKELKFSKGLITSLMLSAAVLAGCSSDGEKEGSSAEGEKVTVDIFQFKVEFKDQFEDVVELYEKENPNVNIEITTVGGGEDYGAALRSRFASGNEPAIFNIGGPQDVADWKDNLSDLTDTAAAEAALEGTLDGVTVESEVLGLPYNQEGYGFIYNTRLFEEAGIDPASITDFVSLEKAVKTLDSKKDELGLESVFAFPGKETWVTGLHLSNTFLAPEFDNNVLTAFDAETVEFKYAEGFKKIVDLQNEYSKQPTVSLDYSQQVEELFSLERVAIIQQGNWAYGSIAGIDPELADNGIGLMPIPVEGVEDTGLPVGVPMYWGVNKKADEAVIKESKDFLDWLYTSDAGKTAVIEDFKFIPAYEGYDTSKISDPMSKAIYDASESGNTIGWVFMGYPTGWGEDALGSGIQKYLSDEATWDEVIDSAKEAWKTDRAK from the coding sequence ATGAAGGAATTAAAGTTCAGCAAAGGGCTTATAACGTCATTGATGTTATCAGCGGCAGTTTTAGCAGGATGTAGTAGCGATGGAGAAAAAGAAGGGTCAAGCGCAGAAGGCGAAAAAGTAACAGTCGATATTTTCCAATTCAAAGTGGAATTTAAAGACCAGTTTGAAGACGTGGTTGAACTTTATGAAAAAGAAAACCCGAACGTTAATATTGAAATTACTACTGTCGGTGGTGGAGAAGATTACGGCGCAGCACTTCGTTCACGGTTTGCATCTGGCAACGAACCGGCGATTTTTAACATTGGTGGCCCTCAAGATGTAGCGGACTGGAAAGACAATTTATCGGACTTAACGGATACAGCGGCTGCAGAAGCGGCGCTTGAAGGCACGCTTGACGGGGTAACCGTTGAATCGGAAGTACTTGGCTTGCCTTATAACCAAGAAGGTTATGGCTTTATCTACAATACGCGTCTATTTGAAGAAGCGGGAATTGATCCAGCATCGATTACTGATTTCGTATCACTTGAAAAAGCAGTCAAAACATTAGACTCGAAAAAAGACGAGCTGGGTCTTGAATCTGTTTTCGCTTTCCCAGGAAAAGAAACGTGGGTAACAGGACTTCATTTGTCTAACACATTCTTAGCACCTGAATTTGATAATAATGTATTAACAGCATTTGACGCAGAAACTGTCGAATTCAAATACGCAGAAGGCTTTAAGAAAATTGTAGACTTACAAAATGAATACTCAAAACAACCAACAGTTAGCCTTGATTACTCTCAACAAGTTGAGGAATTGTTCTCTCTTGAGCGCGTTGCAATTATCCAACAAGGAAACTGGGCTTACGGTTCAATCGCAGGTATCGATCCTGAACTTGCAGACAACGGCATCGGTCTTATGCCAATTCCTGTTGAAGGCGTAGAAGATACAGGCTTACCAGTAGGCGTACCAATGTATTGGGGCGTAAACAAAAAAGCAGACGAAGCCGTCATTAAAGAATCAAAAGATTTTTTAGATTGGTTATACACATCTGATGCAGGTAAAACAGCTGTAATAGAAGACTTTAAATTTATTCCGGCCTACGAAGGCTACGACACATCAAAAATTTCTGATCCAATGTCGAAAGCAATCTATGATGCTTCCGAGTCAGGTAACACAATTGGCTGGGTATTTATGGGCTATCCAACTGGATGGGGAGAAGATGCACTTGGTTCAGGCATCCAAAAATACTTGAGCGACGAAGCAACATGGGACGAAGTTATCGACTCAGCAAAAGAAGCTTGGAAAACAGACCGAGCTAAATAA